In Paenibacillus algicola, a genomic segment contains:
- the xylA gene encoding xylose isomerase, whose protein sequence is MAYFNQVNKIEFEGSKSTNPYAFKFYNPTEIVAGKTMEEHLRFSMAYWHTLTAGGSDPFGADTAVRPWDGLKGLDLAKARVEAGFEFLDKMNLPYFCFHDIDIAPEGSSLREFYSNIDTIADSIEEHMKASGKKLLWNTANMFSNPRFMHGAGTTCNADVYAHAAAQIKKGLEVGKRLGAENYVFWGGREGYETLLNTDMGLELDNLARLFHMAVDYAKEIGFDAQFLIEPKPKEPTKHQYDFDAATTIAFLQKYGLEKHFKLNLEANHATLAGHTFEHELRVARINGMLGSLDANQGDMLIGWDTDEFPVNIYDATLTLYEVLMNGGLGRGGVNFDAKVRRPSFEYEDLFLAHIAGMDTYAKGLKVAAKLIEDRVFEDFIEKRYSSFQEGIGADVVAGKATLASLAEYALQNEKPRRNESGRQEMLKGILNQYILAD, encoded by the coding sequence ATGGCCTATTTTAACCAAGTGAACAAGATTGAATTTGAAGGCAGCAAATCCACAAATCCATATGCATTTAAATTTTATAATCCGACAGAAATCGTGGCAGGCAAGACGATGGAGGAGCATCTGCGCTTTTCCATGGCATATTGGCACACCTTGACGGCAGGCGGCTCGGACCCGTTCGGGGCTGACACTGCGGTACGTCCGTGGGACGGACTGAAGGGCTTGGATCTGGCCAAGGCTCGCGTAGAAGCCGGCTTTGAATTCCTGGACAAGATGAACCTGCCTTACTTCTGCTTCCATGATATAGACATTGCGCCGGAGGGCAGCAGCCTGCGCGAGTTCTACAGCAATATTGACACGATTGCAGATTCCATCGAAGAGCATATGAAGGCAAGCGGCAAGAAGCTGCTGTGGAATACGGCAAACATGTTCAGCAATCCGCGCTTTATGCACGGGGCAGGCACAACCTGCAATGCAGACGTTTATGCTCACGCAGCGGCACAGATCAAGAAAGGGCTTGAGGTCGGCAAACGTCTGGGCGCCGAAAACTACGTATTCTGGGGCGGCCGTGAAGGCTATGAGACGCTGCTGAATACCGATATGGGCCTGGAGCTGGACAACCTGGCCCGCCTGTTCCACATGGCTGTGGACTACGCGAAGGAAATCGGCTTCGACGCCCAATTCCTGATTGAGCCGAAGCCGAAGGAGCCGACGAAGCACCAGTATGATTTTGATGCGGCGACAACGATTGCGTTCTTGCAGAAGTATGGTCTGGAGAAGCATTTCAAGCTGAACCTGGAAGCGAACCATGCGACACTGGCAGGCCATACGTTCGAGCATGAGCTTCGGGTAGCGCGCATCAATGGCATGCTGGGCTCGCTGGATGCCAATCAGGGTGATATGCTTATCGGCTGGGACACGGATGAATTCCCGGTTAACATTTATGATGCAACACTGACGCTGTACGAGGTGCTGATGAATGGCGGTCTGGGCCGCGGCGGCGTAAACTTCGATGCGAAGGTGCGTCGTCCGTCGTTTGAGTATGAGGATCTGTTCCTGGCCCATATTGCCGGAATGGACACCTATGCCAAGGGATTAAAGGTGGCAGCGAAGCTGATTGAGGACCGTGTGTTCGAGGACTTTATTGAAAAGCGCTACAGCAGCTTCCAGGAAGGCATCGGTGCTGACGTTGTGGCGGGTAAGGCTACACTCGCGTCGCTCGCCGAGTATGCT
- a CDS encoding ROK family transcriptional regulator, whose translation MTSITGDQALVKKINRSIVLNTIIRHAPLSRAKVSTITGLNKATVSNLVQELSDHHLVEEIGPGESSGGRKPRLLLFSGRAGSAVGIEIRLSQMIGVLTDLEGNILFEREEQLERHDLDFVLKSMTTLIKALMHEAPPSPYGVVGVGVGVPGMVDGEGNILFAPNLGWEMVPLQQRLEEEIGVSVTIDNEANAGAQGEFRFGAGRDAEHVLYISAGSGIGSGIMIHGELYKGARGYAGETGHMSIEADGMACSCGNRGCWELYASEKAYTQASPPLPSHRTRQLANLALAGDEDVISLFAGIGRFLGIGITNLVNSFNPQRVVIGGPLADARPWISSALEEVVAQRTLPYHRERMEITFAELGSRSTVIGAAYLAVSQFLGPVRVSTL comes from the coding sequence ATGACGAGCATTACAGGTGACCAGGCGCTGGTCAAAAAAATCAACAGGTCGATCGTACTGAACACGATTATCCGGCACGCCCCCCTCTCCCGGGCGAAAGTATCCACGATTACCGGGCTGAACAAGGCAACCGTATCCAATCTGGTTCAGGAGCTGAGTGATCATCATCTGGTAGAGGAGATCGGTCCGGGTGAATCCAGCGGCGGCCGCAAGCCCCGGCTCCTGCTGTTCAGCGGCCGCGCCGGCTCCGCCGTCGGCATTGAGATCCGCTTATCGCAGATGATCGGGGTGCTGACGGATTTGGAAGGAAATATACTGTTTGAACGCGAGGAGCAGCTGGAGCGTCATGATCTCGACTTCGTGCTGAAATCCATGACCACCCTGATTAAAGCACTGATGCACGAAGCTCCGCCTTCTCCCTATGGCGTCGTGGGGGTTGGCGTCGGGGTGCCGGGGATGGTAGACGGCGAGGGCAACATTCTGTTTGCCCCCAACCTGGGCTGGGAAATGGTGCCGCTGCAGCAGCGGCTAGAGGAGGAAATCGGCGTGAGTGTCACGATCGATAACGAGGCCAATGCAGGAGCGCAGGGAGAATTCCGCTTCGGTGCGGGACGGGATGCCGAGCATGTGCTGTATATCAGTGCCGGCAGCGGGATCGGCTCTGGCATCATGATTCATGGAGAGCTGTACAAGGGCGCCAGGGGCTATGCCGGAGAAACCGGTCATATGAGCATTGAGGCAGACGGCATGGCATGCTCCTGCGGCAATCGCGGCTGCTGGGAGCTGTACGCCTCGGAGAAGGCCTATACTCAGGCGTCTCCTCCCCTGCCGTCACACCGCACCCGGCAGCTCGCGAATCTGGCGCTCGCGGGAGATGAGGATGTCATCTCCCTGTTTGCCGGCATTGGCCGCTTCCTGGGGATCGGCATTACGAATCTGGTCAACAGCTTCAATCCACAGCGTGTAGTCATTGGCGGCCCGCTCGCTGATGCACGTCCCTGGATTTCTTCCGCACTGGAAGAGGTCGTCGCGCAGAGAACGCTGCCTTACCACCGGGAACGGATGGAGATTACCTTTGCCGAGCTCGGCAGCCGCTCTACCGTAATCGGTGCTGCATATTTGGCCGTATCGCAGTTTCTGGGGCCAGTTCGCGTCAGCACTCTCTGA
- a CDS encoding glutaredoxin family protein, which yields MANAIVYTSSNCPHCKQVKGYLTEQGVEFEERNIETNDEFAQQVWDMGVRAVPLTVIGEHRILGMNKLQLNKALAPAEG from the coding sequence ATGGCAAATGCAATTGTATACACATCCAGCAACTGTCCTCATTGCAAGCAGGTTAAAGGATATTTGACCGAGCAGGGGGTTGAATTCGAGGAGCGCAACATCGAGACGAATGACGAGTTTGCTCAGCAGGTTTGGGATATGGGCGTACGTGCAGTACCGCTCACCGTCATCGGCGAGCACCGCATTCTCGGGATGAACAAGCTCCAGCTGAACAAGGCGCTGGCACCGGCAGAAGGATAA
- the trxB gene encoding thioredoxin-disulfide reductase → MYKSIIIGTGPAGLTAAIYLARANMSPLIIEGPQPGGQLTTTTEVENFPGFIDGIQGPELMDNMRKQAERFGAEFRTGWVNSVDTGQRPFKLNVEGMGELEADTLIISTGATAKYLGIPGEEENVGRGVSTCATCDGFFFRNKEIIVVGGGDSALEEANFLTRFASKVTLVHRRDELRASKIMQDRARANPKIEWALNRTPLEVVAGEHGVTGLKLRNNETGAEEVLNASGVFVAIGHHPNTGFLNGQLTTDPNGYIVTNPGTSETNVQGIFACGDVQDTRYRQAITAAGSGCMAAMDCEKYIESLEHQAVVI, encoded by the coding sequence ATGTATAAATCCATTATTATCGGCACCGGTCCTGCCGGTCTGACCGCTGCCATTTACCTTGCCCGTGCTAACATGAGCCCGCTCATCATTGAAGGCCCTCAGCCCGGCGGTCAGCTGACGACCACGACCGAGGTGGAGAACTTCCCAGGCTTCATCGACGGCATTCAAGGGCCGGAGCTGATGGACAATATGCGCAAGCAGGCGGAGCGCTTCGGTGCTGAATTCCGCACAGGCTGGGTCAACAGCGTCGATACCGGCCAGCGCCCCTTCAAGCTGAACGTGGAAGGAATGGGAGAGCTTGAAGCGGACACCCTGATCATTTCTACAGGCGCTACCGCGAAGTATTTGGGCATTCCGGGAGAAGAGGAGAACGTGGGACGCGGTGTCAGCACCTGCGCAACCTGTGACGGCTTCTTTTTCCGCAACAAAGAAATTATCGTGGTTGGCGGCGGCGATTCCGCGCTGGAGGAAGCGAACTTCCTGACCCGCTTTGCCTCCAAGGTGACTCTGGTTCACCGCCGCGATGAGCTGCGCGCGTCCAAGATTATGCAGGACCGTGCAAGAGCCAATCCGAAGATTGAATGGGCGCTAAACCGTACTCCGCTGGAGGTGGTTGCAGGCGAACACGGCGTGACCGGCCTTAAGCTTCGCAACAATGAAACCGGAGCCGAGGAGGTTCTGAACGCAAGCGGTGTGTTCGTAGCGATCGGCCACCACCCGAATACCGGCTTCCTGAACGGCCAGCTGACGACAGATCCGAACGGCTACATCGTCACCAACCCTGGCACGTCCGAGACGAACGTACAAGGCATTTTCGCTTGCGGCGATGTGCAGGATACCCGCTACAGACAGGCCATTACGGCAGCCGGCAGCGGATGTATGGCAGCGATGGACTGCGAGAAATATATCGAAAGCCTGGAACATCAGGCGGTTGTGATTTAA
- a CDS encoding heavy metal translocating P-type ATPase encodes MEWTQSRGARTQSLAHRQEGPERPNSGGKWDLASLLRNPEVLAALGSGVLMLTAWAVSSWSEWISVILYVISYTVGGWIKAKEGVETLIKERDLDVNLLMIAAALGAAAIGYWNEGAMLIFIFAMSGALESYTMERSRKDISSLMELQPETALRLEGGSMVEVAVGKLEIGDLILVKPGELIPADGKVYRGGSSVNQSSITGESVPLEKSVGDEVFAGTLNGEGVLYIEVTQSAEATVFAKIVKLVEEAENEVPQSERFIKRFEAIYARVVVGVTAGILALAPLAGWDWDTSFYKAMVFLVVASPCALVSSIMPAMLSAISNRARKGVLFKGGAHIENMAKTSVVAFDKTGTLTMGSPVVTDFVAGSGMSREELLGISASVESMSKHPLAQAVVAKASAEGIALQPVENAESITGWGMQGTVQGTAWRIGKSDVLDGDALTLDAHSVRNGEPDWRELRRSLEEEGKTVSVILRDGQMAGMIGLQDAVRPQAAAAVKRLQSMGIRVAMLTGDRKATADAIARQIGVDLVFSDLLPEDKVKHVRALREQHGHVVMVGDGVNDAPALATATVGIGMGISGSGTALEVSDAVLMNDNIEEIASTVKIARRAAAIVKQNMVFAVTVILTLISANFIQGVALPLGVIGHEGSTILVILNGLRLLRAK; translated from the coding sequence ATGGAATGGACTCAAAGTAGAGGGGCACGTACACAATCACTGGCGCATCGCCAGGAGGGCCCTGAGCGCCCGAATTCCGGCGGCAAATGGGATCTTGCAAGCCTGCTTCGCAATCCCGAGGTGCTGGCCGCGCTGGGAAGCGGGGTGCTCATGCTCACAGCCTGGGCGGTCAGCTCCTGGTCGGAATGGATTTCTGTCATTCTGTATGTCATTTCCTATACCGTGGGCGGCTGGATCAAGGCGAAGGAAGGCGTGGAGACGCTGATCAAGGAGCGGGATCTCGACGTCAACCTGCTCATGATCGCAGCCGCGCTCGGTGCAGCAGCCATTGGCTATTGGAATGAAGGGGCTATGCTGATCTTCATTTTCGCGATGAGCGGAGCCTTGGAGAGCTATACGATGGAGCGGAGCCGCAAGGACATTTCCTCCCTGATGGAGCTGCAGCCCGAGACGGCGCTGCGCCTTGAAGGAGGAAGCATGGTGGAGGTTGCTGTCGGCAAGCTGGAGATCGGGGATTTGATTCTGGTGAAGCCGGGCGAGCTGATTCCGGCAGACGGCAAGGTTTATCGGGGAGGGTCCTCTGTCAATCAGTCCTCCATTACCGGGGAATCGGTTCCTTTGGAAAAAAGCGTGGGAGACGAAGTATTTGCCGGAACGCTGAATGGCGAAGGTGTGCTCTATATTGAAGTGACTCAATCTGCTGAAGCTACTGTATTTGCGAAGATTGTGAAGCTTGTCGAGGAGGCGGAGAATGAGGTTCCGCAGTCCGAGCGCTTTATCAAGCGGTTTGAGGCTATTTATGCCCGTGTGGTCGTGGGAGTCACCGCCGGTATCCTTGCGCTGGCTCCGCTGGCAGGGTGGGACTGGGACACTTCCTTCTATAAAGCCATGGTCTTTCTCGTTGTCGCATCTCCTTGTGCATTGGTATCGTCCATTATGCCAGCTATGCTGTCAGCCATCTCGAACCGGGCCCGTAAAGGCGTACTGTTCAAAGGAGGAGCGCATATCGAGAACATGGCCAAGACATCCGTCGTTGCCTTTGATAAGACCGGAACCTTAACGATGGGGTCACCGGTGGTGACGGATTTCGTGGCTGGCAGCGGAATGAGCCGGGAAGAGCTGCTGGGCATCAGTGCATCTGTAGAGAGCATGTCGAAGCATCCGCTGGCCCAAGCGGTCGTTGCCAAGGCGTCTGCGGAGGGGATTGCACTGCAGCCTGTAGAGAACGCGGAATCCATAACGGGCTGGGGAATGCAGGGTACCGTGCAGGGTACAGCATGGAGAATTGGAAAAAGCGACGTGCTTGACGGGGATGCTCTTACCCTGGATGCTCACTCGGTACGAAATGGAGAACCGGACTGGCGGGAGCTTCGCCGCAGCCTGGAAGAGGAGGGCAAGACCGTCTCAGTCATTCTTCGTGACGGACAGATGGCCGGTATGATCGGATTGCAGGATGCGGTACGTCCGCAGGCGGCGGCTGCCGTCAAGCGGCTGCAGAGCATGGGAATCCGGGTCGCGATGCTGACCGGAGACCGCAAGGCGACAGCAGATGCCATCGCGCGCCAGATCGGCGTTGATCTGGTCTTCTCTGACCTGCTGCCAGAGGATAAGGTCAAGCATGTTCGGGCGCTTCGGGAGCAGCACGGTCATGTCGTCATGGTCGGGGACGGTGTCAATGACGCTCCGGCGCTGGCCACAGCTACGGTAGGCATCGGCATGGGGATTTCGGGAAGCGGAACAGCCCTTGAGGTATCCGATGCGGTGCTGATGAATGACAACATTGAGGAAATTGCCTCCACCGTCAAAATCGCACGCCGCGCCGCAGCCATTGTGAAGCAGAACATGGTCTTTGCCGTAACGGTCATTCTGACCCTGATATCTGCCAACTTTATTCAGGGCGTTGCTCTGCCGCTGGGCGTGATCGGTCATGAAGGCAGCACCATTCTCGTGATTCTAAACGGACTGCGGCTGCTTCGAGCGAAATAA
- the ltrA gene encoding group II intron reverse transcriptase/maturase: MNAKRLTTPKENVQQLQEKLGHAAKENKKRRFHALYDKVYRLDILWEAWRRVRANKGSAGIDGETLADIEKQGETCFVHECQRLLKEGEYHPQPVRRYYIPKKDGKKRPLGIPTVRDRVIQMAAKLVMEPIFEADFQETSFGFRPKRSAKQALDRIRKACNRKGNWVVDVDIQGYFDNINQEKLIKLVEMRISDRRILKLLRKWLSAGVMEEGNVRRSDLGTPQGGVISPLLANIYLNYFDLLWERHGSKMGELTRYADDLVVICKTKKDADRAYELIRVIMDRLELTLHPTKTRIVGLWTGEEGFDFLGMHHRKTKAETSKGKVYYTTQQWLCRKAEERIREVVKERLAPPNMRHKTFQDHLEYLNPKIQGWRNYYYTAYSQKKMAKLDWYILQRLAKWVAKKRQRTRWMSSLREVKALSSQCGLKTLL; the protein is encoded by the coding sequence GTGAATGCCAAACGGCTAACAACACCAAAGGAAAACGTTCAACAACTCCAAGAGAAACTAGGTCATGCGGCCAAGGAAAACAAGAAGCGAAGGTTTCACGCGTTGTACGACAAGGTCTACCGGCTGGACATTCTTTGGGAAGCATGGCGAAGAGTACGAGCTAATAAGGGCTCGGCAGGAATAGACGGAGAGACACTGGCAGACATCGAGAAACAAGGAGAAACATGCTTTGTACACGAATGTCAACGGCTTCTTAAAGAAGGCGAGTATCATCCGCAACCCGTAAGGCGCTACTACATTCCGAAGAAGGATGGCAAAAAGCGACCGCTCGGCATTCCCACAGTGAGAGACCGCGTCATCCAGATGGCAGCGAAACTCGTCATGGAACCGATCTTCGAGGCGGATTTTCAGGAAACGTCATTCGGATTCAGGCCAAAACGAAGTGCAAAGCAAGCGTTAGATCGCATTCGGAAAGCATGCAACCGCAAAGGGAATTGGGTGGTCGACGTCGACATCCAAGGGTACTTCGACAACATTAATCAGGAGAAACTCATCAAGCTGGTAGAAATGCGAATCAGCGATAGACGAATTCTGAAGCTGTTGAGGAAGTGGCTAAGTGCGGGTGTCATGGAGGAAGGCAATGTCAGACGCTCAGATTTGGGTACACCACAAGGTGGGGTCATTTCACCACTGCTGGCGAATATCTACCTGAATTACTTTGATCTCCTGTGGGAACGGCATGGCAGTAAAATGGGGGAACTCACACGTTACGCGGACGATCTGGTGGTCATCTGCAAAACAAAGAAGGATGCAGATCGGGCGTACGAACTCATTAGAGTTATTATGGACCGCCTAGAGCTAACGTTACATCCAACCAAGACACGCATCGTTGGACTATGGACAGGAGAAGAAGGCTTTGATTTTCTAGGCATGCACCATCGAAAGACGAAAGCCGAGACATCCAAAGGCAAAGTATACTATACGACCCAGCAGTGGCTGTGTCGCAAGGCGGAAGAGCGAATCCGAGAGGTCGTGAAGGAGCGACTTGCTCCGCCGAATATGCGTCACAAGACTTTCCAGGACCACCTGGAATACTTAAACCCTAAAATACAGGGGTGGCGCAACTACTACTACACAGCTTACAGCCAAAAGAAGATGGCGAAACTGGACTGGTACATCCTCCAGCGACTAGCCAAATGGGTTGCCAAGAAACGTCAACGCACGCGATGGATGAGCTCATTACGCGAAGTGAAAGCACTGTCCTCACAATGTGGACTTAAAACGCTCTTGTGA
- a CDS encoding homocysteine synthase, whose translation MSEQRKLSIETLAVHAGQEIDPTTMSRAVPLYQTTSYGFRDSDHAANLFSLKEFGNIYTRIMNPTTDVFEQRIAALEGGAGALATASGQAAITFSILNIAGAGDEIVSASSLYGGTYNLFSTTLAKLGIKVHFVDSSNPDNFRKHINENTKALYAETIGNPQGNVLDIEAVAAIAHEHGIPLIVDNTFPSPYLLRPIEHGADIVVHSATKFIGGHGTSIGGIIVDSGKFNWAESGKFQGLTEPDPSYHGVVYTEAVGPLAYIIKARVQLLRDIGASISPFNSWMLLQGLETLHLRMERHSENAKKVAEFLEQHDAVEWVSYAGLASHPSYSLAQKYLPKGQGAILTFGIKGGTEAGRKVIENVKLFSHLANVGDSKSLIIHPASTTHQQLTAEEQVAAGVNPELLRISVGTESIDDILYDLEQALAASQA comes from the coding sequence ATGTCAGAGCAACGCAAGCTGTCTATTGAAACCCTGGCGGTACACGCCGGACAGGAGATTGATCCCACGACGATGTCGCGGGCAGTTCCGCTGTATCAGACCACGTCCTATGGCTTTCGTGATAGTGATCACGCCGCCAATCTGTTTTCATTGAAGGAATTCGGCAATATTTACACCCGGATCATGAATCCGACCACGGATGTATTCGAGCAGCGGATCGCTGCACTGGAAGGCGGAGCCGGAGCCCTGGCTACAGCGTCCGGACAGGCGGCGATCACCTTCTCCATCCTGAACATTGCCGGTGCCGGAGATGAAATCGTATCGGCTTCGAGTCTGTACGGAGGCACATACAACCTGTTCTCGACGACGCTTGCGAAGCTGGGCATCAAGGTCCATTTCGTAGACTCCTCAAATCCGGACAATTTCCGCAAGCATATCAATGAGAACACGAAGGCACTGTACGCCGAGACGATTGGCAATCCGCAGGGCAACGTGCTGGACATTGAGGCGGTTGCAGCGATTGCGCATGAGCACGGTATTCCGCTGATCGTGGACAACACATTCCCAAGCCCGTATCTGCTTCGTCCGATTGAGCATGGCGCAGACATCGTGGTTCATTCCGCAACCAAGTTCATTGGCGGCCATGGCACGTCCATTGGCGGGATCATTGTGGACAGCGGCAAATTCAACTGGGCCGAAAGCGGCAAGTTCCAAGGCTTGACTGAGCCGGACCCGAGCTATCATGGCGTGGTATACACGGAAGCGGTAGGACCGCTGGCATACATCATCAAGGCCAGAGTACAGCTGCTGCGTGACATCGGCGCGTCCATCTCCCCGTTCAATTCCTGGATGCTGCTTCAAGGCCTGGAAACCTTGCATCTGCGCATGGAGCGTCATAGCGAGAATGCCAAGAAGGTTGCCGAATTCCTGGAGCAGCATGATGCGGTTGAATGGGTCAGCTATGCGGGATTGGCAAGCCATCCTTCCTACAGCCTGGCTCAGAAATATTTGCCTAAAGGCCAGGGCGCAATCCTGACCTTCGGCATCAAGGGTGGAACCGAAGCGGGCCGCAAGGTCATTGAGAACGTGAAGCTGTTCTCTCACCTGGCGAACGTCGGTGATTCCAAGTCTCTCATTATTCATCCTGCGAGCACGACACATCAACAGCTGACGGCTGAAGAGCAGGTGGCGGCCGGCGTTAATCCGGAGCTGCTTCGGATTTCCGTGGGTACGGAGTCCATTGATGATATCTTGTATGATCTGGAGCAGGCACTGGCTGCAAGCCAGGCGTAA
- a CDS encoding Gfo/Idh/MocA family protein — protein sequence MSTKKRYVQVGTGGRAEFFYGALAEHFQERSELIAFCDSNKTRMVYANRLLKEKYNHREIPMYTADQFDQMIQEHKPDYVIVTSVDRTHHRYIIRAMELGCDVITEKPMTVDEEKCQEILDASKRTGRNIRVTFNYRYAPHHTKVRELIQEGTIGKVTSVHFEWLLNTQHGADYFRRWHRDKRNSGGLLVHKSTHHFDLVNFWIGSQPQTVFAFGDLMFYGKENAEERGVTEFYNRATGSPAAKDDPFALHLDSNDHLKAMYLDAEEEDGYQRDQSVFGDGINIEDTMGVIVQYRNKAILTYSLVAYQPWEGYRLAINGTKGRIEMSIVEQSYVNSGGDKKLEGALKGKTLTVLPMFGAPYEVEVEEKEGGHGGGDPVLLNDLFGEPAEDKFQRAADQIDGARSILTGIAANKAIATGLPVHVDQLVKF from the coding sequence ATGAGTACGAAGAAACGTTATGTGCAGGTAGGCACTGGAGGCCGGGCGGAGTTTTTTTATGGCGCGCTTGCAGAGCATTTTCAAGAACGCTCGGAGCTTATCGCTTTTTGTGATAGCAACAAGACTCGGATGGTGTATGCCAATCGGCTGCTGAAAGAGAAATACAACCATCGTGAAATTCCTATGTATACGGCAGATCAGTTCGACCAGATGATTCAGGAGCATAAGCCGGATTATGTGATCGTGACTAGCGTAGACCGGACCCATCATCGTTACATTATCCGCGCCATGGAGCTTGGCTGTGATGTAATTACGGAGAAGCCGATGACAGTGGATGAAGAAAAGTGCCAGGAAATTCTGGACGCCTCCAAAAGAACGGGCCGCAACATCCGCGTTACCTTTAACTACCGCTACGCTCCCCACCACACCAAGGTGCGTGAGCTCATTCAGGAGGGAACCATCGGTAAAGTAACCTCGGTTCATTTCGAATGGCTGCTGAACACCCAGCACGGTGCGGATTACTTCCGCCGCTGGCACCGGGACAAGCGCAACAGTGGAGGACTGCTGGTTCATAAATCTACACATCATTTCGACCTCGTAAACTTCTGGATCGGTTCTCAGCCGCAAACCGTCTTTGCATTTGGCGACCTTATGTTCTACGGTAAAGAAAATGCGGAAGAGCGCGGGGTGACCGAGTTCTATAACCGGGCAACCGGCAGCCCGGCTGCAAAGGATGATCCGTTCGCGCTTCATTTGGATTCCAATGACCATTTAAAGGCCATGTACCTCGACGCCGAAGAAGAGGACGGATATCAGCGTGACCAAAGCGTATTCGGTGACGGGATTAACATCGAAGACACGATGGGCGTCATCGTTCAATATCGCAACAAAGCGATTCTGACGTATTCCCTCGTGGCTTATCAGCCATGGGAAGGCTACCGTCTGGCGATCAACGGCACGAAGGGCCGGATTGAAATGTCTATTGTCGAGCAGTCCTACGTGAACTCGGGCGGCGACAAGAAGCTTGAGGGCGCCTTAAAGGGCAAGACGCTCACCGTACTGCCTATGTTCGGCGCACCGTACGAGGTTGAAGTTGAAGAGAAGGAAGGCGGCCATGGCGGCGGGGACCCTGTCCTGCTGAATGACCTGTTCGGAGAGCCGGCGGAGGATAAGTTCCAGCGTGCGGCGGACCAGATTGACGGTGCCAGATCCATTCTGACCGGGATCGCCGCGAACAAGGCCATTGCTACCGGATTACCGGTACATGTGGATCAGCTTGTTAAATTTTAA
- a CDS encoding helix-turn-helix domain-containing protein, whose translation MMKTPVQGSYQDPSGWLSIEYDRRVGYFSMATDHIHDHYELYYLIEGERIYFMKDRTYRIRAGDLVYVNRNVLHKTLDSGRGDHERVVFYLQPDLFARSLEPHLVRLLLEPFERDIPILRLPALGSDSARSLVERIVEEMEHTRPGRELLLRQWTAELLLHAWRNVAASTVTPADIEPMLHPTMQQIVRDLNERFAEPLQLTQVAEAHDISPSYLSRLFKQTTGFTFSDYINLLRIQEAQRLLRESQLPITDIAWQSGFSNFSHFGKMFKRTVKLSPREYRRQYQLPDSR comes from the coding sequence ATGATGAAAACACCGGTTCAAGGCAGCTATCAGGACCCATCCGGCTGGCTTAGTATCGAGTATGACCGCCGGGTGGGCTATTTCTCCATGGCTACGGATCATATTCATGACCATTATGAGCTGTATTATCTTATTGAAGGGGAACGGATTTATTTCATGAAGGACCGGACCTACCGGATTCGGGCCGGCGATCTGGTATATGTAAACCGGAATGTGCTCCACAAGACGCTGGACAGCGGGCGAGGAGACCACGAGCGAGTCGTATTCTACCTGCAGCCTGATCTTTTTGCCCGCAGCCTGGAGCCGCATCTGGTCCGCCTGCTGCTGGAGCCCTTCGAGCGGGACATTCCGATCCTGCGGCTGCCTGCCCTCGGCAGTGATTCTGCAAGGAGCCTGGTGGAGCGCATTGTAGAGGAAATGGAGCATACCCGGCCGGGACGGGAGCTTCTGCTGCGACAGTGGACGGCCGAGCTGCTGCTGCACGCCTGGCGCAATGTCGCAGCAAGCACGGTTACGCCGGCGGATATTGAACCAATGCTGCATCCCACGATGCAGCAGATCGTCCGGGACTTGAATGAGCGCTTTGCCGAGCCGCTGCAGCTTACACAGGTTGCCGAGGCTCACGACATCAGCCCGTCCTACCTCAGCCGATTGTTCAAGCAGACGACCGGCTTCACGTTCAGCGACTACATTAATCTGCTTCGCATTCAGGAAGCCCAGCGGCTCCTGCGCGAAAGTCAGCTTCCTATTACGGATATCGCGTGGCAGTCCGGATTCTCGAACTTTTCCCACTTCGGCAAAATGTTCAAGCGCACGGTCAAGCTCTCGCCCCGGGAATACCGCCGGCAGTATCAGCTGCCGGACTCCCGCTGA